The window gattcgatcttgcaacctttcggttactggcccaatgctctaaccactaggctacctgccgccccaaacccCAATCAGGTGACTTTGCCCGGTGTGCTGCTGGCTGTaccggaggactggagttgggaaactggatttttaaaaatgtatttaactaggcaagtcagaaacACTGTACTCGGTAACCAAATGGTAACCAAATGGTAACCAATATCCTCTACTAGGTAACTAACACGTTTTAGTCCACTGAATTTCCTGTGTCTTTGGTTTGATGTACAGTACAAAGAAGTACAAGCTTATTTCTTTCTTCCCTCAGGTCAAACATTGTCCATCGAAAACCCATTGGAAAGGTATCCTTTTGCACAGTTAATGTCAACCGAAACTTACTGACATGCAAAACGATTATGGTTGAGCCGATAAATGATGAAATTGAATATGGTGATATTTGACATTGACAATATGTCGGGAAGTGCAAGAAGGTATATTGTGATGTTCAAGACCATACTTTACTTGAACAGTTTTATTTGTTAGGCTGTATCAATATGGTAAATGAAGTCTAAATAAATTAACTAAGCCTTATTTTTTCACCACACAAAGATTATTTAATGAGAATGTGATTATAATATCGTATAAAATATTAACTATTGTAGTCTGGAATGATATAGTCATTACCAGCCCAAAATGATTATATCAGGTATTGCAATATTTGGAGTATCATATGGTAAAAGAGCTCACCCCAGATATTTAATTTCAGaattggttagggttaagttaagggtcAGTTCTAGATTTTGATGAGTGGTTTTATAGGTCAGGAGTGTCCTTATTGCCTCTGAAAGTGTGTCAGATAAGGTGAGCAGTTCTCAACTTTTCTGTCCAGCATCTCTGGTCTATTGACGGCAGCAGAGTCTCACAGACAGTCATCGGCTCAGACTGAGGATGACCATCAGTCTCCACTAGACATCTCCTCCCTCCATGTTTCCCAGGTATatatatctctcctcctccctccatctctcccaggtatctatctctctcatcttcctcctatctctcccaggtatctatctctctcatcctcctcccatctcttccaGGTATCTATCTTTTTCCTCCTTCCATTTCTCCCAGGTAGCTATCTCCAACCTCCTATCTCtcccaagtctctctctcctcctcccatctctccaagCCTAAGGTATCTTTAGCCTGGATGCTGGGACTCAGTTCAGTCTAGACAAGAGTGGTCAGTCATCCTCCTCTGGTCCTTTTGCAGGATGGCCATGAGAAACACGGAGAGGGAATTGAAGAGCATCTAGAGAAGACCGTTGCTCACCCTCCATCACAAGAAGACACACACTGTGACCTGTGGTCATACCCAGAGGCAATGGGTAGGATCTTCAATGGTTAGGATCTTGAATGGTTAGGATCTTCAATGGTTGGGATATTCAATGGGTAGGATATTCAATGGTTGGGATATTCAATGGTTAGGATCTTCAATTGTTAGGATCTTCAATGGTTAGGATCTTCAATGGTTAGGATCTTCAATGGGTAGGATCTTCAATGGGTAGGATCTTCAATGGGTAGGATCTTCAATGGTTAGGATCTTCAATGGGTAGGATCTTCAATGGTTAGGATCTTCAATGGTTAGGATCTTCAATGGGTAGGATCTTCAATGCTTCATTTCTGGGCTTTCACTTTTTGGGCCCATTTCCAGTTTAAATTGATTCTGGTGGTAAAATGTTTTAAATCCGTCCTCCAGATGGAATACACGCTTCAGACCAGGAGGAGGGAAGTTTACTAGAGGAACAGGTCTGCTCTTTATTATTAGAATATAATAATATCAGTATTCAACAACGTGGTACTGCAGTAAAATCACACTCCAAATAACATCAGCATCAGTTAGAAGAGAACATGGACACAGACCTATTCAGTGACAGGACACTGATGAAGTACTGTGCTGTAGATTCATGATTCTGTTATATACGGCATACAgttgtgcgtcccaaatggctccctattcccttaaAGTGTActctgcactacttttgatcagtgcccaaggctctggttaaaagtagtgcactatataaggaatagagtgccatttaggaGGCCACGTAACGCTCttgttatacagtgcattctgaaagtattcagaccccttcactttttccacattttgtaaccttacagccttattctaaaattgattaaatttgatgttttcctcatcaatatacacacactaccccataatgacaaagcaaaagcaggtttttagaaatgttttctaatctattaaaaataaaaaacagaaataccttatttatcaaaattgagctcaggcccatcctgtttccattgatcatccttgaacttaaattcaattgattggacatgatttggaaagacatacacctgtctatataaggtcccacagttgatagtgcatgccagagcaaaaaccaagccatgaggtcaaaggaattctccgtagagctctgagacaggattgtgtcgaagcacagatatggggaagggtaccaaaacacagtggcctccatcattcttaaaaggaagaagtttggaaccaccaagactcttcctagagctggccgtccagccaaactgagcaatcagaggagaagggccttggacatGGAGCTAACCAAGAAcctaatggtcactctgacagagctctagagttcctcatGGGatgaactttccagaaggacaaccatctctgcagcactccaccaatcaggcctttatactagagtgaccagatggaagccacttctcagtaaaaggcacatgacagcccgcttagagttagccaaaagtcacctaaagcactctcagaccatgagaaacaacattctctcatctgatgaaaccaagattgaaatctttggcctgaaagacaagcgtcacgtctggaggaaacctggcaccatccctactgtgaagcatggtggtggcagcatcatgctgtggaaatgtttttcagtggcaggcaGACTAGTCAggcttgagggaaagatgaactgagcaaagtacagagagatccttgatgaaaacctgctccagagccctcaggatCTCAGAATGAGGCAAAGTTTCACCTTTCAAAAGGACAACGacactaaacacacagccaagacaacggaggagtggcttcaggacaagtctctgagtggcccagccacagcCCGGACTTAAagccaatcaaacatctctggagagtcctgaaaatagctgtgtagcaacgctccccatccaacctgacagagcttgagaggatctgcagagaagaatgggagaaactccacaaatacaggtgtgccaagcttgtaacgtcatactcaagaagacttgtgatatttcgttttttattttttttataaattcgCAAACATGAAAAAAACAAacagttttttgctttgtcattatggggtattgtgtgtagattgatgagaggggaaaacaatttaatctattttagaataaggctgtaacgtaacaaaaaagtgaaggggtctgaatactttccaaatgtaaaTATGCTATGTAACATCTGTTTGACTCTTCATAGAAGGAGTGTCTGAACACCTCCAGTACAGTGGggatggaggaggtgaaggagagggggactgagggaggagaagaacagcCTACACCCCTCATTACTGAGGCGGAGGAGAATGAAGGGATGGGAGCAGCATTCTCTCCTCAGACTCCTGCTAGAATGAAAGCTGTGTCCAGCACCCCAACCTTTTCCCTGAAGTAAGACATGCATAGTTAAAAGATGTTAACCTAGGCTGGGTCTGAGATGGCACCcagggcccaggtcaaaagtagtgcaccctgggctctggtgaaaagtagtacactacagtcatggccaaaagttttgagaatgacacaaatatacatttttgagtctgctgcctcagtttgtatgatggcaagtTGCATAtattccagaatgttatgaagagtgatcagattaattgcaattaattgcaaaatccctctttgccatgtaaatgaactgaatccccaaaaaacatttccactgcatttcagccctgccacaaaaggaccagctgacatcatgtcagtgtttCTCTccttaacacaggtgtgagtgttgacgaggacaaggctggagatcactctgtcatgctgattgagttcgaataacaaactggaagcttcaaaagaagggtggtgcttggaatcattgttcttcctctgtcatccatggttacctgcaaggaaacacgtgcagtcattattgctttgcacaaaaagggcttcacaggcaaggatattgctgccagtaagattgcacctaaatcaacctttcatcaagaacttcaaggaaagcggttcaattgttgtgaaggcggcttcagggcgcccaagaaagtccagccaGCGCCagaaccgtctcctaaagttgattcagctgcgggatcggggcaccaccagtacagagcttgctcaggaatggcagcaggcagctgtgagtgcatctgcatgcacagtgaagacttttggaggatggcctggtgtcaagaagggctgtaaagaagccacttctctccaggaaaaacatcagggacagactgatattctgcaaaaggtacagggattggactgctgaggactggagtaaaataattttctctgatgaatcccctttccgattgtttggggcatccggaaaaaagcttgtccggagaagacaaggtgagcgctaccatcagtcctgtgtcatgccaacagtaaagcatcctgagaccattcatgtgtggggttgcttctcagcaaAGGGAGTGGGcttactcacaattttgcctaagaacacagccatgaataaagaatggtaccaacacatcctccaagagcaacttctcccaaccatccaagaAGGGTTTGGTTACGAACAATGCCtcttccagcatgatggagcaccttgccataaggcaaaagtgataactaagtggctcggggaacaaaacattgatattttgggtccatggccaggaaactccccagaccttaattgagaacttgtggtcaatcctcaagaggcgggtggacaaacaaaaccccacaaattctgacaaactccaagcactgattatgcaagaatgggctgccatcagtcaggatgtggcccagaagttaattgacagcatgccagggtggattgcagaggtcttgaaaaagaagggtcaacactgcaaatattgactctttgcatcaacttcatgtaattgttaataaaagcctttgacccttatgaaatgcttgtaattatacttcagtaatccatagtaacatctgacaaaaatatctaaagacactgaagcagcaaactttgtgaaaattaatatttgtgtcattctcaaaacgtttggacACGACTGTACGGaggggaaagggtgccatttgagatgcagacctCCCAGTTGTAtataaatgcttacttacttatgTATATGAATGAGTCTTATATAATATCTCCAGCAGTAGCCACAGTGGGTCACCTTGTCAGCTAGACGGATCCACAGTGAAATCCCCAGGCTTCCTGTTCTCCATGAGCTCAGCTCCTAGCCCCACCACCCCCGACTTCTCTGGCTTCCACTGTGGCTTTGAACTGGGCTCAGGCCAGGAGGAAGTGAGGAAACATCAAAAACACTTTTTACAATGATGACCCATCCATCAATAACTTTATATTAAACTCTAACATTGTGTTTTGTTGTAGGAGCCTCCTTTCCCCTTCAGCAGCTCATATTTCAGCAGTGAAAAGGTACCATTATATGTTCTGTTATATGTTATTCTCTGTCGTGTCAGTATCAGACATAATGTGGAACTTGGCTAATTTATTACCTTTTTATTTTTGTCATCTTAGAAACCGTCAGGATCCAGATCGCCATCAGGTGGGAAATTCTGTCTGCTATTAATCAATTATACTTTTCAAAAGTGATTATTTTTTAGttgcagtgctgatctaggatcagttttgcctttaaaATGAAAATTAATGGACAGGGGGAAACTGATCCTTTATCGGAGACATTTTATAAATACAGACCCTGATGTGATTCTCCCTCTGTGTAATAGCAATATGTATGTTGTTGAAGGCTTCCTGTTTGCCCGGCCAGAGTCGGAGAAGTCAGAAGATGGATTTGAGTTCCCCTTCAGCTCTAAGAGTCCTGGTCAACCGTCAACCAGCAGAGAGAAGGGATCAGGGGCTGGGGactccttccctttctcctttAACTTCTAGCACATCTTACTGTAAAACTTAATGTAtgcttcaaatggcaccctattccctatatagtgcactacttttgcccagggCCATGTAGTGTTCTAGGGCAATAGGGCGCCATTCCAGATTCTTCCACGTTACTGTACATGAGTTCCATTTCCTGTTTGGTTATTTCTAGAAATATGTAGAGGACTTCAACATAACTCTTTGTTGTTGTTATGCACTGTAGATCTGTTTTAGCCGTTGTTAATATTTACTCTAGTAATTAGTTGAATCAACTGTTGTATGAAAATTACTTCCTTATAAGATAAAGTACCATCTAGACTTAAACTTCGCTGTTTGTTCATAAATCATTTATAATTATTTAAAACTTAATTGTATTGATATTTAACTAAATAAAATCAGATAATTTGTGTTAAACTCTTGAAAGTTTTTATTTGACATTGTTGCCATCTGTATCAAAATGAATCACAATGATATTAAGTCACATTTCTAATTTGGGGACTATCACTATCCTAAACACGTCTTTTACAGACTGACTTGCCGAAGCAACAAATATACAAGAATACTACCAGAATGGTAATTCTCATGCTCAGTGTTCTGATTATACTGTAGGTGTCAGTGATCTGgcacacacactgaataacaggTCAAATAAGATCACAAAACAtacatttgtgtcaagttggctggatgtcctttgggtggtggaccattcttgatacacacaggaaactgttgagcgtgaaaaacacaccagctttgcagttcttgacacaaaccggtgtgcctggcacctactattgCCTgttaaaaggcacttaaatcttttgtcccgttcattcactctctgaatggcacacatacacaatccatgtcttaattgtctcaaggcttaaaaatccttctttaacctgtctcctccccttcatctacacttattgaagtggatttaacaagtgacatcaacaagggatcatagctttcacctgaattcacctggtcagtctatgtcatggaaagagcaggtgttcctaatgttctgtaaACTCAGTGTAGACCAAATAGCGTAGTCAAGTAGATACAATATCGTCTAGTGTACTAGGTATGTTACACAGTACGGCTGGGAATCGCTAGGGACCTAACGATgcaatattatcacgatactttgGTGGCGATACGATATatattgtgattctcacgattctataccgatttaattgtaatttgctgttccaaacatattgctcaccatatgccTGCACCATACGTTTGCTGCAGAAGGAcagagttttgatcagtcatggaaataaaagtccTGAAAAAGAATTGGAACACAGAGAATTGAGTGCCGATGAATCCCTGAAGAGGGTGCAGTTAACCTTTCCATTTGATAGAGAGCCCAGTGCCCTgaggagaggaagacactgaAACAGATAACCACACTAGAGAGCCCAGTGCCCAGTGCAATCACAACAAATATTCtgttcagaccccaaccaaggatcatcaaaagctgtgctataaattctcgggcaacccaaagattcctagatgtccttccagactccctccacctacccaaggacgtcagagtacaaaaatcggttaaccacctaacttgagaaactaaatttaaccttgtgtaataccctagatgcagtcacacccctaaaaacaaaaaacatttgtcataagaaactagctccctggtatacagaaaataccctgAAGCAAGCTTACAGAAAATTGGAActgaaatggcgccacaccaatctggaagtcttctgactagcttggaaagacagtaccgtgcagtatcgaagagccctcactgctgctccaccaaactggaagtcttcagactagcttggaaagacagtaccgtgcagtaccgaagagccctcactgctgctcgatcatcctaacTTAATTGAAGAGAATTAGAACAATACCAAATTTAattttgatactgttgcaaagctaactaaaaagcagcattccctaagagaggatggctttcacttcagcagtgataaattcatgaacttctttgaggaaaagatcctgatcattagaaagcaaattacagactcctctttaaatctgcgtattcctccaaagctcagttgtcctgaatctgcacaacactgccaggacctaggatcaaagGAGACACAcgttttttaatactatatctcttgac of the Oncorhynchus clarkii lewisi isolate Uvic-CL-2024 chromosome 3, UVic_Ocla_1.0, whole genome shotgun sequence genome contains:
- the LOC139406208 gene encoding protein SIX6OS1 codes for the protein MDDHDSLGSMDSLLLQLALQTRDIAQKRDQINQQIQIGKANVAEKKSYVIGIQKNIRKLEEESHHKQNIVKHLKGNTKSLKGTNGLLLQYEKTLQAELERRRDNCNQDMKVYQERIERYRKVFQQHKESYCQNPLAKQLLMIQSGKEELESRIKACEDQITAKEKALQDLLGQTLSIENPLESISGLLTAAESHRQSSAQTEDDHQSPLDISSLHVSQDGHEKHGEGIEEHLEKTVAHPPSQEDTHCDLWSYPEAMDGIHASDQEEGSLLEEQKECLNTSSTVGMEEVKERGTEGGEEQPTPLITEAEENEGMGAAFSPQTPARMKAVSSTPTFSLNSSHSGSPCQLDGSTVKSPGFLFSMSSAPSPTTPDFSGFHCGFELGSGQEEEPPFPFSSSYFSSEKKPSGSRSPSGFLFARPESEKSEDGFEFPFSSKSPGQPSTSREKGSGAGDSFPFSFNF